A region from the Aegilops tauschii subsp. strangulata cultivar AL8/78 chromosome 5, Aet v6.0, whole genome shotgun sequence genome encodes:
- the LOC109771543 gene encoding uncharacterized protein, translating into MRIRRSASRLLGSAASASCTEPPRFEPPPPPAPAPAHESGAGFLGPKTSSGGEPCCELSRSPWDLMAQLDLSDPQVEKLFVETCFMSVSWRGSWLFPASITMPAGSIREEEDLAVDMVDGVILKLHKAVEKMERKPKPNKGFKVQKGVWCCRKNDGKRWSCQRPATKPNSYCPYHLDQKPPVSDKPRRKRPDIDLGEGFYYYAGFGPGTKKRRTSCSDGVPEPILPAESLKEEAPSEMQLDFSACKVQVNESDHQAVLPPSAHVVDEPDTARMVGCGKESSDDGVQELPLPAKPPKEEAQSEMQLNFSAGQEQADDSNHQEAVASVRVVDKRTGNDGTTGIAGWDEESSDEEALGCNGEQPRGTKRKGPFKKRWRKPVKARSLKSLMMS; encoded by the exons ATGCGGATCCGCAGGTCCGCCTCCCGCCTGCTTGGCTCCGCCGCATCCGCCTCCTGCACGGAGCCGCCCCGATTCGAGCCGCCCCCGCCGCCAGCCCCAGCCCCAGCCCACGAATCCGGCGCCGGGTTCCTGGGGCCGAAGACCTCCTCCGGCGGGGAGCCCTGCTGCGAGCTCAGCCGGTCGCCGTGGGACCTCATGGCCCAGCTCGACCTCTCGGATCCCCAG GTGGAGAAGCTCTTCGTGGAGACTTGCTTCATGAGTGTTTCCTGGCGAGGTAGCTGGCTCTTCCCAGCAAGCATCACCATGCCTGCCGGCTCCATCAGGGAGGAGGAAGACTTGGCCGTAGATATGGTTGACGGGGTCATCTTGAAACTGCACAAAGCTGTGGAAAAGATGGAGAGGAAGCCAAAGCCAAATAAGGGGTTCAAAGTGCAGAAAGGAGTGTGGTGTTGCCGGAAGAATGACGGCAAGAGGTGGTCCTGCCAGCGGCCCGCGACTAAGCCCAACTCCTACTGCCCGTACCACTTGGACCAGAAGCCCCCCGTCAGCGACAAGCCACGTAGAAAGAGGCCCGACATCGACCTGGGCGAGGGGTTCTACTACTATGCGGGGTTCGGCCCCGGCACCAAGAAGCGCCGCACGTCATGCAGTGATGGCGTGCCAGAACCTATTCTGCCTGCTGAATCTCTGAAAGAGGAGGCACCATCTGAAATGCAACTTGATTTTAGTGCTTGTAAGGTACAAGTGAATGAATCAGACCATCAAGCAGTGCTCCCGCCATCAGCACACGTCGTCGACGAGCCTGACACCGCTAGGATGGTGGGCTGTGGCAAGGAGAGCAGTGATGATGGCGTGCAGGAACTTCCACTGCCTGCTAAACCACCAAAAGAGGAGGCACAGTCCGAAATGCAACTTAATTTTAGTGCAGGTCAGGAACAAGCTGATGACTCAAACCATCAAGAAGCAGTGGCATCAGTACGTGTGGTCGACAAGCGTACGGGCAACGACGGCACCACTGGGATCGCAGGCTGGGACGAGGAGAGCAGCGATGAGGAAGCGCTTGGCTGCAATGGCGAACAACCCCGCGGCACCAAGAGGAAGGGCCCGTTCAAGAAGAGGTGGAGGAAGCCTGTGAAAGCCCGGTCGCTCAAGTCACTGATGATGTCGTAG